From Gemmatimonadota bacterium, the proteins below share one genomic window:
- a CDS encoding diguanylate cyclase, whose product MTERSSGMDEALQGHILLVDDNLDNLDIVSTRLEFLGYRVDTVATGDGALAQFRKDTPDLVLLDVMLPGIDGYEVARRIRADEQVPYVPIILVTARDSTRDKVTGLDAGADDYLTKPINFPELEARVRSMLRIKKLQDQLEASNRKLEHLSISDGLTGLYNHRHIHEVLVREFDRSMRTHEPISVAMFDLDRFKSVNDRYGHQAGDSVLRAVSDILRETAREVDVLGRYGGEEFIAVLPGTELHDAAVFAERVRAAVAGATFPLDGQPSISMTISGGIASWPARNVTDARTLIEAADRALYAAKEGGRDRIVRASEVVGPAPLGA is encoded by the coding sequence ATGACCGAGCGGTCCAGCGGCATGGATGAAGCACTCCAGGGGCACATCCTGCTCGTGGACGATAATCTGGACAACCTGGACATCGTCTCGACGCGGCTGGAGTTCCTGGGCTACCGGGTCGACACCGTCGCCACGGGCGACGGCGCGCTCGCCCAGTTCAGGAAGGACACGCCCGACCTGGTGCTGCTGGACGTGATGCTGCCGGGGATAGACGGCTACGAGGTGGCCCGCCGCATCCGCGCCGACGAACAGGTCCCCTACGTGCCCATCATCCTCGTCACCGCACGCGACTCCACGCGGGACAAAGTGACGGGCCTCGACGCGGGGGCGGATGACTACCTGACCAAGCCGATCAACTTCCCGGAGCTCGAGGCGAGGGTCCGCTCGATGCTGCGGATCAAGAAGCTGCAGGATCAGCTGGAGGCGTCCAACCGGAAGCTGGAGCACCTGAGCATCAGCGACGGGCTGACGGGGCTCTACAATCACCGTCACATCCACGAGGTGCTCGTGCGCGAGTTCGATCGCAGCATGCGCACGCACGAGCCGATATCGGTCGCGATGTTCGACCTGGATCGGTTCAAGTCGGTGAACGACAGGTACGGCCACCAGGCCGGAGATTCCGTCCTCCGGGCCGTGTCCGACATTCTCCGCGAAACGGCGCGCGAGGTCGACGTGCTGGGTCGATACGGGGGCGAGGAGTTCATCGCGGTGCTTCCCGGCACCGAGTTGCACGACGCGGCGGTGTTCGCCGAGCGCGTACGAGCGGCCGTCGCCGGGGCGACGTTCCCCCTCGACGGCCAGCCTTCGATCAGCATGACCATCTCGGGAGGCATCGCGTCCTGGCCGGCGCGCAACGTGACCGACGCCCGCACCCTGATCGAGGCCGCGGACCGCGCGCTCTACGCGGCCAAGGAAGGAGGGCGCGACCGGATCGTGCGCGCGTCCGAGGTGGTCGGACCAGCCCCGCTCGGCGCGTGA